The sequence TCATCCAGATGCCGCTTGAGCTGCTCGCTGATTTCGGCCGGATGGCTGCGTAATGAAATCTGCCCATCTTCGTGCTGGTCGTACGGGTAGCTGGTGGCCATCGCGCGCAGCGCGGCTTCAGATTGGATGTGCACGAAGCTTTCGTAATCGTCGACGTTGTAGACCGCCTCCGATGCATCCATGACCTGCCACACGATCACCGCGGCGATCTCGATCGGGCTGCCATCGAGTTCGTTGACCTTGAGCCGGCCGCTTTCGAAATTGCGCACGCGCTGGCTGACCCGGCGCTTGGCGTAGAAGGGCACGTTCCAGCGCAGTCCCGCGTCCTTGGCCGTGCCGACGTACTTGCCGAACAGGCTCAGCACCGCGGCCTGGTTCGGCTCCAGCGTATAGAGCCCGGCCAGGATGAAGATGCAGGCCGCCGCGACCAGGCTCGCCCCGATCAACCCGCTCGCCGTGATGCTGGTGCTGGCCATTGCCGTCAAGACGTACCAGGCCGCGCCGACGAGGCCGGTACCGGCAACGAGGACGAGGGGGATACCCGGCAATGAGCCGATCGGCTTCTCTTTCATGAGTGATGCTCCTTGGATGGCGAGATGAAAAGATATCAAACTGATATCAGTCCATGCAAGGACGCCGGCCGAAGTTATCCATGCCGGCCCGTTAGAATGACCGCCCCCTTTCCGACTCTGGACCTGCGCTCATGACAACTCTTGGCACGCCGTTATCGCCTTCCGCCACCCGGGTGCTGCTGCTGGGCTCGGGCGAGCTGGGCAAGGAAGTGGCGATCGAACTGCAGCGCTTCGGGGTGGAAGTGATCGCCGCCGATCGCTACGCCAATGCGCCGGCGATGCAGGTGGCGCACCGCTCGCACGTGCTGGACATGCTCGATCCTGCCGCGCTGCGCGCGCTGATCGCCAAAGAGCAGCCGCACCTGATCGTGCCCGAGATCGAAGCCATCCATACCGAAACCCTGGTGGCGCTGGAGCGCGATCAGGGCCAGCGCGTGATTCCCACCGCGCGCGCCGCACGCCTGACCATGGACCGCGAAGGCATCCGCCGCCTGGCTGCCGAGACGCTGGGTCTGCCGACCTCGCCGTACCGCTTTGTCGACACCGCCGCCGAGTACCGCGAAGCCATCGCCGCGGTGGGCCTGCCCTGCGTGGTCAAGCCGGTGATGTCGTCCTCGGGCAAGGGCCAGAGCACGTTGCGCAGCGAAGCCGACATCGACGCGGCCTGGGACTACGCACAAACCGGCGGACGCGCCGGCGCTGGCCGCTGCATTGTCGAAGGCTTCATCGATTTCGATTACGAGATCACCCTGCTGACCGTGCGGCACGCCGGCGGCACCTCGTACTGCGACCCGATCGGCCACTGGCAGCAGGACGGCGACTACCGCGAAAGCTGGCAGCCGCAACCGATGTCGGCGGCCGCGTTGCAACGCTCGCAGCAGATCGCCAAAGCCATCACCGACGATCTGGGCGGCTGGGGCTTGTTTGGCGTGGAGTTGTTCGTCAAGGGCGACGAAGTGTGGTTCAGCGAAGTCTCGCCGCGCCCGCACGATACCGGGCTGGTGACGCTGGTCTCGCAGGAATTGAGCGAATTCGCGCTGCACGCGCGCGCGATCCTCGGTCTGCCAGTCGGCGCAGAAGACGGTGGCGTGATTCGTCAAAGCGGCCCGTCGGCATCGTGCGCGCTCCTTGCGCACGGCAATGGCGTGCCGGCATTCGACGGCGTTGCCGCTGCATTGCGCGATCCGGACGCAGCACTGCGTCTGTTCGGTAAACCGCGCGTGGACGGTCACCGCCGCGTTGGCGTCACGCTGGCACGTGCCGACAGCATCGATGCAGCACGCGAGAAGGCGCGTGTAGCGGCGGCAGCGTTGACGATTCAACTTAGCAACTAAAGAACGCAGTTTGCGCGGTGTTGTGGGCGTCGGCCGGACTGCTAACACCCACATTACATCCGTGCAGGTGAGACCAACCACTGTCAGACAGCAATTCAATAGACCGTCGTCCGCGCCACTGAAGGTGTCGGACGAGTAGGGATGCATGACCTGTAACTGCCAGGTCTCAGGTCAAAGCCCTGGTAGGCTGTGGCTGGCTCTGCTCTTGCTGTATCTGCCTTTGCTGTTCGCCTTGTGCGCGTTCCGCTGCAGTTTGGACCCAGCTCTGACTGCT comes from Xanthomonas vesicatoria ATCC 35937 and encodes:
- a CDS encoding SPFH domain-containing protein, whose amino-acid sequence is MKEKPIGSLPGIPLVLVAGTGLVGAAWYVLTAMASTSITASGLIGASLVAAACIFILAGLYTLEPNQAAVLSLFGKYVGTAKDAGLRWNVPFYAKRRVSQRVRNFESGRLKVNELDGSPIEIAAVIVWQVMDASEAVYNVDDYESFVHIQSEAALRAMATSYPYDQHEDGQISLRSHPAEISEQLKRHLDERLTQAGVDVIEARISHLAYAPEIAQAMLQRQQANAVIAARTRIVAGAVGMVEMALAELQKNGVVQLDEERKAHMVSNLLTVLCSDRGTQPVVNAGSLY
- the purT gene encoding formate-dependent phosphoribosylglycinamide formyltransferase; translation: MTTLGTPLSPSATRVLLLGSGELGKEVAIELQRFGVEVIAADRYANAPAMQVAHRSHVLDMLDPAALRALIAKEQPHLIVPEIEAIHTETLVALERDQGQRVIPTARAARLTMDREGIRRLAAETLGLPTSPYRFVDTAAEYREAIAAVGLPCVVKPVMSSSGKGQSTLRSEADIDAAWDYAQTGGRAGAGRCIVEGFIDFDYEITLLTVRHAGGTSYCDPIGHWQQDGDYRESWQPQPMSAAALQRSQQIAKAITDDLGGWGLFGVELFVKGDEVWFSEVSPRPHDTGLVTLVSQELSEFALHARAILGLPVGAEDGGVIRQSGPSASCALLAHGNGVPAFDGVAAALRDPDAALRLFGKPRVDGHRRVGVTLARADSIDAAREKARVAAAALTIQLSN